Proteins from a single region of Desulfocurvibacter africanus subsp. africanus DSM 2603:
- the malQ gene encoding 4-alpha-glucanotransferase, with product MRRRGSGILLHITSLPSEFGVGDLGPWAERFADFLAQSKQAVWQILPIGPTTGAIGNSPYSSFSAFAGNYLLVSPERLAEEGFLSESDIEPYRLPFGAVADYQAAERNKQSMLRKAFSYFKERLPTDPDFARFRKESKYWLEDYAMFMTLKNQYGGAIWNTWPENYRDRNREALDAFSVSHSDALLYEMFVQWIFFRQWRRLLKYCNANAVSVVGDAPIYVLFDSADVWAHPEFYKLDERKQPIFVAGVPPDYFSETGQLWGNPVYAWDEMERDGFSWWVKRLGHNIELFNMIRIDHFRGFAGYWEVPAGERTAINGEWIDAPGIKLFDTLSARYPYLPVIAEDLGVITPDVRELRDMFGFPGMKIVQFAFGDNIATNVDALHNHVANSLAYTGTHDNNTARGWFRQETSPEDRRRLFAYLGREVDEFSVSWALIRLVMSSVAKLAIFPMQDLLSLDADARMNKPSVADGNWAWRLLPEQMKDDMKQALREATELFGRG from the coding sequence ATGCGCCGGCGCGGAAGCGGAATTCTCCTGCACATAACCAGCCTGCCCTCGGAGTTCGGAGTGGGTGACCTTGGCCCGTGGGCTGAGCGTTTCGCCGACTTCCTGGCCCAGTCCAAGCAGGCCGTGTGGCAGATCCTGCCCATCGGCCCCACCACCGGAGCCATCGGCAATTCGCCCTATTCGAGCTTTTCGGCTTTCGCCGGCAACTACCTGCTCGTCAGCCCCGAGCGGCTGGCCGAGGAGGGCTTCCTGAGCGAATCCGACATCGAGCCCTACCGCCTGCCTTTCGGCGCGGTCGCCGACTACCAGGCCGCCGAGCGGAACAAGCAGTCCATGCTGCGCAAGGCTTTTTCCTACTTCAAGGAACGGTTGCCCACGGACCCGGATTTCGCCCGCTTCCGCAAGGAGAGCAAATACTGGCTTGAGGACTACGCCATGTTCATGACCCTCAAGAACCAGTACGGCGGAGCCATCTGGAACACTTGGCCCGAGAACTACCGCGACCGCAACCGCGAGGCCCTGGACGCCTTCAGCGTCAGCCACTCCGACGCCCTGCTGTACGAGATGTTCGTGCAGTGGATCTTTTTCCGCCAGTGGCGGCGCTTGCTCAAGTACTGCAACGCCAACGCCGTCAGCGTGGTGGGCGACGCCCCCATCTACGTGCTGTTCGACTCTGCGGACGTCTGGGCGCACCCCGAGTTCTACAAGCTCGATGAGCGCAAGCAGCCCATATTCGTGGCCGGCGTGCCTCCCGACTACTTCAGCGAGACCGGCCAGCTCTGGGGCAACCCGGTCTACGCCTGGGACGAGATGGAACGCGACGGCTTCTCCTGGTGGGTCAAGCGCCTTGGCCACAATATCGAGCTGTTCAACATGATCCGCATCGACCACTTCCGAGGCTTCGCCGGCTACTGGGAAGTCCCGGCCGGCGAGCGCACGGCCATCAACGGCGAGTGGATCGACGCGCCGGGCATCAAGCTGTTCGACACGCTCTCGGCCCGCTACCCATACCTGCCGGTCATCGCCGAGGATCTAGGCGTCATCACTCCGGACGTGCGCGAACTGCGCGACATGTTCGGCTTCCCGGGCATGAAGATCGTGCAGTTCGCCTTCGGTGACAACATCGCCACCAATGTCGACGCCTTGCACAACCACGTGGCCAACAGTCTGGCCTACACCGGCACCCACGACAACAACACCGCGCGCGGCTGGTTCAGGCAGGAGACCTCGCCGGAAGACCGCCGGCGGCTGTTCGCCTACCTGGGCCGCGAGGTGGACGAGTTCAGCGTGTCCTGGGCGCTCATCCGTCTGGTCATGTCCTCGGTGGCCAAGCTGGCCATCTTCCCCATGCAGGATCTCCTGTCCCTGGACGCCGACGCGCGCATGAATAAGCCATCGGTAGCCGACGGCAACTGGGCCTGGAGGCTGCTTCCCGAACAGATGAAGGATGACATGAAGCAAGCCTTGCGGGAGGCCACGGAGCTGTTCGGACGCGGATAA
- a CDS encoding ATP-binding protein, producing MLALSRFVIKNVITRIEALYQGMKTISEGNFGHRIPIRRRDEIGRLAISFNEMTSRLQSSYATLHEEVLQRRQAEENLRILNTELEDRVRARTQDLAAANQQLRMEIEERRLAETRVEAANRAKSDFLANMSHEIRTPMNGILGMTELILLTTTEPKTRTHLGMIKQSGHALLDIINDILDLSKIEAGKTELENQMFRPRDVVASTVDLLGVTARGKGLRLAFRLDDRVPKHTIGDEGRLRQILTNIIGNAVKFTEQGSVEVSVTLAENGSSPSPDTAHLLFSIRDTGIGIPGDKLESIFESFSQVGESAHVKYGGTGLGLTISKQLVEMMGGRIWVESEPGAGSTFFFTVQLGLAHEQTEAPGTVQTALAPSVSPLRILLAEDDKISRIYAIAILEQRGHSVTAVGTGRKALEVLKDEHFDLVLMDVRMPEMNGEEATRRIRAGEAGDPQVPIVALTAYALKGDRERFLDVGMDDYLSKPIHIDELDHLLERIALRRDTADPA from the coding sequence ATGCTCGCGCTTTCACGCTTTGTCATCAAGAACGTGATCACGCGGATCGAGGCGCTCTATCAGGGCATGAAGACAATTTCCGAGGGAAATTTCGGACATAGAATCCCTATCAGGCGGCGAGATGAAATCGGCAGGCTTGCCATAAGTTTCAACGAGATGACCTCTCGCCTCCAGTCATCCTATGCGACTCTCCATGAGGAAGTCCTCCAGCGCAGGCAGGCCGAGGAAAATCTGCGCATCCTCAACACGGAACTGGAAGACCGAGTGCGCGCCAGGACGCAGGATCTCGCCGCCGCCAATCAACAACTGCGCATGGAGATCGAGGAGCGCAGGCTGGCAGAGACTCGCGTCGAGGCAGCCAACAGAGCCAAGAGCGACTTCCTGGCCAACATGAGCCATGAGATTCGCACGCCCATGAACGGCATCCTGGGCATGACCGAACTCATCCTCTTGACCACGACCGAGCCCAAGACACGCACGCATCTGGGCATGATCAAGCAGTCAGGCCATGCACTGCTCGACATCATCAATGACATACTCGACCTGTCCAAGATTGAGGCCGGCAAGACCGAGCTTGAGAATCAGATGTTCCGCCCACGGGATGTCGTGGCCTCGACCGTCGACCTGCTGGGCGTGACTGCCAGAGGCAAGGGGCTGCGCCTGGCCTTCCGGCTGGACGACAGGGTGCCCAAGCACACGATCGGGGACGAAGGGCGGCTTCGGCAGATATTGACCAACATCATAGGCAATGCAGTCAAGTTCACGGAGCAGGGTTCCGTCGAAGTGTCCGTGACCCTCGCGGAGAACGGATCATCGCCTTCGCCGGACACGGCCCACCTGCTCTTCTCGATCAGGGACACGGGGATCGGCATTCCCGGCGACAAGCTGGAGAGCATATTCGAGAGCTTTTCCCAGGTCGGCGAGTCCGCCCATGTAAAATACGGGGGGACAGGCTTGGGCCTGACCATCTCGAAGCAGCTCGTGGAAATGATGGGCGGCAGAATCTGGGTGGAGAGCGAACCGGGCGCAGGCAGCACATTCTTCTTCACGGTCCAGTTGGGCCTTGCCCATGAACAGACGGAAGCTCCCGGAACCGTTCAGACCGCACTCGCCCCGAGCGTGTCTCCGCTCAGAATCCTTCTTGCCGAGGATGACAAGATCAGCCGCATCTACGCTATCGCGATCCTGGAGCAGCGAGGGCACAGCGTCACGGCCGTCGGCACCGGCAGGAAGGCTCTCGAGGTCCTCAAGGATGAGCACTTCGACCTCGTGCTCATGGATGTGCGCATGCCCGAAATGAACGGCGAGGAGGCGACCAGGCGCATCCGCGCCGGTGAAGCCGGCGATCCGCAGGTGCCCATCGTGGCCCTGACCGCCTACGCTCTCAAAGGCGATCGGGAGAGGTTCCTGGATGTGGGCATGGATGACTACCTTTCCAAGCCCATACACATTGACGAACTGGATCATCTGCTTGAGCGCATAGCTCTCAGGCGAGATACGGCTGATCCGGCATAA
- a CDS encoding PRC-barrel domain-containing protein, translated as MLRIVQAVAVLLVFSILASLTAATAAQRETSAEGRAVPRAVVDAYFSERLLEADRILNRAILDSQGEAVGEIFDVLVDPETGRLAYAIIERGGELEGVRVLAPYESLHYSYLDREFVLATDGDFAVGMAPVYAGSRGGVLTREEFSERYSKRMAQAKREGQLAQRIQPAVPEREAAAGDEEQPAGQGEQGQAERGQADRSQAEQGGTGQERAINEAADEQGEPGFNQGLVELERLRNRPLKDRDGKNVGEIDSILVDPAQGKLSIVVVETGGFLGLGEDLVAVPWEKLRFDWESRELALNMSKQELDRAPQVDPARRQVIFRDTPSGYEQFIYLEQRARRAEEFQER; from the coding sequence ATGCTTAGGATTGTGCAGGCCGTGGCCGTGCTGCTCGTCTTTTCAATCCTGGCCAGCCTGACCGCCGCCACGGCGGCGCAGCGCGAAACAAGCGCCGAAGGCAGGGCCGTCCCACGCGCAGTCGTGGACGCGTATTTCAGCGAGCGGCTCCTGGAAGCCGACCGGATACTTAACCGCGCCATTCTGGACAGCCAAGGCGAGGCCGTGGGCGAGATTTTCGATGTGCTCGTGGACCCGGAAACCGGCCGCTTGGCCTACGCGATCATCGAGCGTGGCGGAGAGTTGGAGGGCGTGCGGGTGCTCGCGCCATACGAATCCCTGCACTACTCCTATTTGGATCGCGAGTTCGTGCTCGCAACCGATGGAGACTTCGCGGTTGGCATGGCCCCAGTGTACGCGGGGTCGCGCGGCGGCGTGCTGACCCGCGAGGAGTTCTCCGAGCGCTACTCCAAGCGCATGGCCCAGGCCAAGCGCGAGGGTCAACTGGCGCAACGGATACAGCCGGCCGTACCGGAGCGCGAGGCCGCCGCTGGCGACGAGGAGCAGCCCGCTGGACAGGGCGAGCAAGGCCAAGCCGAGCGTGGCCAGGCTGATAGAAGCCAAGCCGAGCAGGGCGGGACCGGACAAGAGCGGGCGATTAACGAGGCGGCCGACGAGCAGGGCGAGCCTGGTTTCAACCAGGGGCTGGTGGAACTGGAGCGGCTGCGCAACCGTCCGCTCAAGGACCGGGACGGCAAGAACGTGGGCGAGATCGACTCCATCCTTGTGGACCCGGCTCAAGGCAAGCTGAGCATCGTGGTCGTCGAGACCGGCGGTTTTCTTGGTTTGGGCGAGGATCTGGTCGCCGTGCCCTGGGAAAAGCTGCGCTTTGACTGGGAAAGCCGTGAACTGGCCTTGAACATGAGCAAGCAAGAGCTGGACAGGGCTCCGCAGGTGGACCCGGCCAGGCGCCAGGTCATCTTCCGGGACACGCCTTCGGGTTACGAGCAGTTCATATATCTGGAGCAGCGCGCCCGGCGGGCCGAGGAGTTCCAGGAACGCTGA
- a CDS encoding fibronectin type III domain-containing protein yields MSILRLTQCIPGLTLRRLAAVCAVMLVMLTAATGAQAAQITLRWNASPEQDVAGYTVHFGTRSGQYDQSMDVGKAQRATISDLEPGTTYYFTATAYDSYGFASNPSEEIVFTAGQTADGTGGNASRLLILF; encoded by the coding sequence ATGAGCATTCTGAGACTTACGCAGTGCATCCCTGGCCTCACGCTCCGCAGGCTGGCCGCCGTCTGTGCCGTGATGCTCGTCATGCTGACCGCCGCCACCGGCGCCCAGGCCGCGCAGATCACCTTGCGCTGGAACGCAAGCCCCGAGCAGGACGTTGCCGGCTACACCGTGCACTTCGGCACGCGCAGCGGCCAGTACGACCAGAGCATGGACGTGGGCAAGGCCCAGAGAGCGACCATCTCCGACCTGGAGCCGGGCACCACGTACTACTTCACCGCCACTGCTTATGATTCCTACGGATTCGCCAGCAACCCGTCCGAGGAGATCGTGTTCACCGCCGGGCAGACCGCTGACGGCACCGGTGGAAATGCCTCCAGGCTGCTCATCCTGTTCTAA
- a CDS encoding copper-translocating P-type ATPase — protein MDHDEHARHGQPQREHAQGSSREWRAEHGDHGGHDTHGDYSQSQGKGGHGDHGKDHASHHRMMLRDFRRRFIVSIILTVPVLLISPMFKELVGLGDFLRFPGEGYALFAFSSLIYFYGGWPFLKGLFDELRGKQPGMMTLIGLAITVAYVYSSLVVFALPGKTFFWELATLVDIMLLGHWIEMRSVMSASSALEELARLLPSEAHKFVDNERTEDVSVEDLVSGDRILIKPGEKLPADGEIVEGESSVNEAMLTGEATPVDKKPGDKVIGGSVNGEGSLTVEVRQTGKDSYLAQVIDLVQKAQESKSRSQDTANRAAMWLTFIALAAGGLTMIAWWGFIGREFAFSLERTVTVMVITCPHALGLAVPLVVAVSTSLAAGSGFLIRDRGAFERARNIEAVLFDKTGTLTLGEFRVAETASFGDMDKQEVLRLAASVEAASEHPIARGILATAEEQNVKTARIEDFQAIKGKGAKARMEGREVAVVSEGYLREKGLKAPDKSMEPLRAGVRTLVFVLVDGQPVGALALADKVRESSKQAVAELKELGVRCIMITGDNGRTAEAVAREIGLDEFFAEVLPDKKAEKVKEVQDRGLTTAMVGDGINDAPALAQADIGIAIGAGTDVAMETADIVLVKSDPRDVVDIIKLAEATRRKMIQNLFWATGYNAFAIPLAAGVLAPWGILLSPAAGAILMSLSTVIVAINARLLRFPR, from the coding sequence ATGGATCACGACGAACATGCACGGCACGGACAGCCGCAGCGGGAGCACGCACAAGGCTCATCGCGGGAATGGCGCGCCGAACATGGCGACCACGGCGGGCATGACACGCACGGAGATTATTCCCAGAGCCAGGGCAAAGGCGGTCACGGAGATCACGGCAAGGATCACGCGTCGCACCACCGCATGATGCTGCGCGATTTCCGGAGGCGCTTCATCGTCAGCATCATTCTGACCGTGCCGGTCCTGCTCATCTCGCCCATGTTCAAGGAATTGGTCGGGCTGGGCGACTTCCTGCGCTTCCCGGGCGAGGGTTACGCGCTTTTCGCCTTCTCTTCGCTAATCTACTTCTACGGCGGCTGGCCCTTCCTCAAGGGGCTGTTCGACGAACTGCGCGGCAAACAGCCGGGCATGATGACGCTCATCGGCCTGGCCATCACCGTGGCCTACGTCTACAGCTCGCTCGTAGTCTTCGCCCTGCCGGGCAAGACCTTCTTCTGGGAGCTGGCCACGCTCGTGGACATCATGCTCCTGGGCCACTGGATCGAAATGCGCTCGGTCATGTCCGCCTCCTCGGCCCTGGAGGAACTGGCCCGGCTGCTGCCCAGCGAGGCGCACAAGTTCGTGGACAACGAGCGCACCGAGGACGTCTCCGTGGAGGATCTCGTCTCGGGCGACCGCATCCTCATCAAGCCCGGCGAAAAGCTCCCCGCCGACGGCGAGATCGTCGAGGGCGAATCCTCGGTGAACGAGGCCATGCTCACGGGCGAGGCCACGCCCGTGGACAAGAAGCCCGGCGACAAGGTCATCGGCGGTTCGGTCAACGGCGAGGGCTCGCTGACCGTGGAGGTACGCCAGACCGGCAAGGACTCCTACTTGGCCCAGGTCATCGACCTCGTGCAGAAGGCCCAGGAAAGCAAGTCCCGATCCCAGGATACGGCCAATCGGGCCGCCATGTGGCTGACCTTCATCGCCCTGGCCGCCGGCGGGCTGACCATGATCGCCTGGTGGGGATTCATCGGCCGCGAGTTCGCCTTCTCCCTGGAGCGCACCGTCACGGTCATGGTCATCACCTGTCCGCACGCCCTGGGTCTGGCAGTGCCGCTGGTGGTGGCCGTCTCCACTTCATTGGCCGCAGGCAGCGGCTTTCTCATCCGCGACCGCGGGGCCTTCGAGCGCGCGCGGAACATCGAGGCCGTGCTCTTCGACAAGACCGGAACCCTGACCCTGGGCGAGTTCCGCGTGGCCGAGACGGCCTCCTTCGGCGACATGGACAAGCAAGAGGTCCTGCGCCTGGCCGCGTCCGTGGAAGCGGCCTCGGAGCATCCCATCGCCAGGGGCATTCTGGCCACGGCCGAGGAGCAGAACGTCAAGACCGCACGTATCGAGGATTTCCAGGCCATCAAGGGCAAGGGGGCCAAGGCGCGAATGGAAGGCCGCGAAGTGGCCGTGGTCAGCGAGGGCTACCTGCGCGAGAAGGGGCTCAAGGCTCCGGACAAATCCATGGAGCCGCTACGCGCGGGCGTGCGCACCCTGGTCTTCGTGCTCGTGGACGGCCAGCCCGTGGGCGCATTGGCCTTGGCCGACAAAGTGCGAGAAAGCTCCAAGCAGGCCGTGGCCGAGCTCAAGGAGCTTGGGGTGCGCTGCATCATGATCACTGGCGACAACGGCCGCACGGCCGAAGCCGTGGCTCGCGAGATCGGGCTGGACGAGTTCTTCGCCGAGGTCCTGCCTGACAAGAAGGCCGAGAAGGTCAAGGAGGTCCAGGATCGCGGCCTGACCACGGCCATGGTCGGCGACGGCATCAACGATGCGCCCGCCTTGGCCCAGGCCGACATCGGCATCGCCATCGGAGCGGGCACGGACGTGGCCATGGAGACGGCGGACATCGTGCTGGTGAAGAGCGACCCGCGCGACGTGGTGGATATCATCAAGCTGGCCGAAGCAACGCGCCGCAAGATGATCCAGAACCTGTTCTGGGCCACGGGCTACAACGCCTTCGCCATCCCCCTGGCCGCGGGCGTGCTGGCCCCGTGGGGCATTCTGCTGTCGCCGGCAGCCGGGGCGATCCTCATGTCCCTGTCCACGGTCATCGTGGCCATCAACGCGCGGCTGCTACGCTTTCCCCGCTAG
- the bioA gene encoding adenosylmethionine--8-amino-7-oxononanoate transaminase, with product MENSSNRLGNSVGPGFRGCFVTATDTDVGKTVVAAGLLRALRGRGVEATAVKPVQTGCELGALAPDVLCYRQACADSPEMAVPPFAIQKFRIPCSPHLATRLEQGRIDMDELLARIRGVQGQGVFTVVEGAGGLLVPLGDGRTMLDLAQALDLPVILVVANRLGAINHALLSLQALRQRGLDVLGVVMNRVTDGSDDEAARAILADTPKAIAEYGQAEVLAELPFTRGLRAEDAGRRVAAWEQVEAALAGVAAWLVEAQNANACRDESLLDFDREQIWHPYTSATRPLRAYEADRTGGPYIRLRDGRRLLDGMASWWCAIHGYNHSHLSAAAHRQIEHMPHVMFGGLTHEPAVSLARKLLDMAPEPMRHVFFADSGSVSVEAAIKMAMQYWQARGRKQRTRLLTVRGGYHGDTFGAMSVCDPQNGMHSLYTGMLPKHVFVERPSCRFDEEFDEGSLAAMRDALARHADELAAVILEPIVQGAGGMWFYHPDYLRGVRRLCDEHGVLLILDEIATGFGRTGKMFAGEWADVSPDIMCVGKALTGGYMTLAAVLASAEVAQGISADGGVFMHGPTFMANPLACAVANASLELLEQGQWRGQVADIEGWLRTGLAPCRDCADVADVRVLGAIGVLEMKRPVNVPALQAFFVEQGVWIRPFSNLIYVMPPYILMQEQVGRLTRVMHSAVREKRHF from the coding sequence ATGGAGAATTCATCGAACCGGCTCGGCAACAGTGTCGGACCTGGATTTCGCGGCTGCTTCGTCACGGCCACGGATACCGACGTAGGCAAGACGGTCGTCGCGGCCGGGCTCCTGCGAGCCCTGCGAGGACGCGGCGTCGAAGCCACCGCGGTTAAGCCCGTGCAGACGGGTTGCGAGCTAGGTGCGCTCGCCCCTGACGTTCTGTGTTATCGGCAGGCCTGTGCTGATTCGCCGGAGATGGCCGTGCCGCCTTTCGCGATCCAGAAGTTCCGCATCCCGTGTTCGCCGCACTTGGCGACCAGGCTTGAGCAGGGACGCATCGATATGGACGAGCTTCTGGCACGCATTCGCGGCGTGCAGGGGCAGGGCGTGTTCACCGTAGTCGAAGGGGCCGGCGGCCTGCTCGTGCCCCTTGGCGACGGACGTACCATGCTCGACCTGGCGCAGGCCCTGGACCTGCCGGTCATCCTGGTCGTCGCCAACCGGCTCGGGGCCATCAACCACGCGCTTCTTTCGCTGCAGGCCCTGCGTCAGCGCGGCCTGGACGTGCTCGGCGTGGTCATGAACCGGGTCACGGATGGCAGCGACGACGAGGCGGCCAGGGCGATTCTCGCCGACACCCCCAAGGCCATTGCGGAGTACGGTCAGGCGGAAGTCTTGGCCGAGCTGCCGTTCACGCGAGGGCTCAGGGCCGAGGACGCCGGACGGCGCGTTGCGGCCTGGGAGCAGGTGGAGGCGGCCCTGGCTGGCGTTGCCGCATGGCTCGTAGAGGCGCAAAACGCAAACGCCTGCCGTGACGAGAGCCTGCTGGACTTCGACCGGGAGCAAATCTGGCACCCCTACACTTCAGCCACGCGGCCGTTGCGGGCTTATGAAGCCGATCGGACCGGCGGGCCGTACATCCGCCTGCGCGACGGCCGCAGGTTGCTGGACGGCATGGCCTCCTGGTGGTGCGCCATCCACGGCTATAACCATTCGCACCTGAGCGCGGCGGCGCACCGTCAGATCGAGCACATGCCGCACGTCATGTTCGGTGGTCTGACCCACGAGCCTGCCGTGAGTCTGGCCCGGAAGCTCCTTGACATGGCCCCGGAGCCCATGCGCCACGTGTTCTTCGCCGATTCCGGCTCAGTGTCGGTGGAGGCGGCCATCAAGATGGCCATGCAGTATTGGCAGGCGCGCGGCCGCAAGCAGCGCACGCGCCTGCTCACCGTGCGCGGCGGCTACCATGGCGACACCTTCGGGGCCATGTCCGTGTGCGATCCGCAGAACGGCATGCATTCGCTGTATACCGGCATGCTTCCCAAGCACGTCTTCGTCGAGCGCCCGAGTTGCCGTTTCGATGAAGAGTTCGACGAGGGTAGCCTGGCCGCCATGCGCGATGCGCTGGCCCGCCATGCCGACGAGCTGGCGGCCGTCATCCTGGAGCCCATCGTGCAGGGCGCGGGCGGCATGTGGTTCTATCATCCCGACTACCTGCGCGGCGTGCGCCGCCTGTGCGACGAGCACGGCGTGCTGCTCATTCTGGACGAGATCGCCACCGGCTTCGGCAGGACCGGCAAAATGTTCGCCGGGGAGTGGGCCGACGTATCGCCCGACATCATGTGTGTGGGCAAGGCCCTGACCGGCGGCTATATGACCCTGGCGGCCGTGCTGGCCAGCGCCGAGGTGGCCCAAGGCATCTCCGCCGACGGCGGGGTGTTCATGCACGGCCCCACGTTCATGGCCAACCCGCTGGCCTGCGCCGTGGCCAACGCGAGCCTGGAGCTGCTGGAGCAAGGCCAATGGCGCGGCCAGGTCGCGGACATCGAAGGCTGGCTGCGGACTGGGCTTGCGCCGTGCCGCGACTGCGCGGACGTGGCCGACGTGCGGGTGCTCGGGGCCATCGGCGTGCTGGAGATGAAGCGCCCGGTCAACGTGCCTGCATTGCAAGCCTTCTTCGTCGAGCAGGGCGTGTGGATACGGCCCTTCAGCAATCTGATCTATGTCATGCCACCCTACATCCTCATGCAGGAGCAGGTCGGCCGCCTCACGAGGGTGATGCACTCCGCCGTGCGCGAAAAACGCCATTTCTGA